From one Dehalococcoidia bacterium genomic stretch:
- a CDS encoding MMPL family transporter — MNQILDRLSWLVTVRPWITIGVLLVLTVVMAMGTTMRVPPTEGADVAFLPPGHPIVTATQEIDEHFGESSEVSIVTLIFRGDALTPGGLAQMDSLINEVISDPSVGQLLVPVDAIFAPSYVVNAVLQTGSFESVSQAEIDAVRNVPEIGDALDAMTGTGTDGTPVAVANIRLSDTGDDRTRDAERKINEMAAADEGPLSVSSLSPVIVEDEYREATETGMAPLIGLALVLIAVLLFVFTRALSDMLLTLLGLILSITWVVGAEGWLGPNGLSLIGPPSSLTAMVPVIIISLTVDYAIQAISHYREQRIAGLPVMQAVRTGLRNVTVPLMLAAVTTIVSLLATLFSPIGVIGDFGIVAGLGVGLSLIVMLTLIPAGRTIIDRRRESRDTLKPARPMSNALPGISQMAEHLGVWVTRWPAPFLVVIIAITVVMGFSARDLKSEFSIKDILPRGGSVIEDMNTLEAAVGGSTEVATVLVQTEITASRTLLNLHDLTTGFEDEQRRPQAAGGPITGSYEELVRDWTHDSGEPGDKYDPELAALFDEASPGVELDPVLMQQFVDKLIEREPELMWLLVNDPAGVDTMLLHFPTYTHEPEQTRNLQGEIEALWFGEDDTITALSESIVAVAVTDQITAGQTESIGTTVVAAMGILSIFFWVTLRQPALGIVAVAPIVLVLICVLGTMALLDIPYTLVTSIITALSIGIGVDYTIHVIHRYREEFAHLRNPEQAAIRTLSTTGSALLGSALTTAFGFGVLIASPLQASAQFGITATITIVYSLIVSALVVLPAMVVWGAYQNMRLRSMVERYWDELDVTIEDTFRRHEEGETS; from the coding sequence ATGAATCAGATACTCGACAGGTTGAGCTGGCTGGTAACGGTCCGTCCGTGGATCACGATAGGCGTTCTCCTCGTCCTTACCGTTGTGATGGCCATGGGAACTACGATGCGCGTCCCGCCTACAGAGGGCGCGGACGTGGCGTTCCTCCCGCCCGGACACCCCATCGTCACCGCGACACAGGAGATAGATGAGCACTTCGGAGAGTCCAGCGAAGTCAGCATCGTAACGCTCATCTTCCGAGGGGATGCGCTTACGCCCGGTGGCCTCGCACAGATGGACTCCCTGATCAATGAGGTCATCAGCGATCCTAGCGTAGGCCAGCTTCTGGTGCCTGTCGATGCGATCTTCGCGCCTTCGTACGTGGTGAACGCCGTTCTCCAGACGGGCAGCTTCGAGTCAGTCTCTCAGGCGGAGATCGACGCCGTGCGCAACGTGCCGGAGATCGGGGACGCCCTCGATGCGATGACCGGCACCGGCACCGACGGCACACCGGTGGCAGTCGCCAACATACGCCTGAGCGATACGGGCGACGATAGGACCAGGGACGCCGAACGGAAGATAAATGAGATGGCGGCGGCGGACGAGGGCCCGCTGAGCGTGAGCAGCCTGTCACCGGTGATCGTCGAGGACGAGTACAGGGAGGCCACTGAGACCGGAATGGCGCCGCTGATAGGGCTGGCGCTGGTGCTGATAGCGGTGCTGCTCTTCGTGTTCACTCGTGCGCTCTCGGACATGCTGCTGACACTGCTGGGCCTAATACTGTCGATTACGTGGGTCGTTGGTGCAGAGGGCTGGCTCGGGCCGAATGGACTGTCTCTGATAGGTCCTCCGAGCTCTCTAACAGCGATGGTGCCCGTCATCATCATCAGCCTGACGGTGGACTATGCAATCCAGGCGATCTCGCACTACCGCGAACAGCGAATCGCCGGCCTGCCGGTTATGCAGGCGGTGAGGACGGGACTGCGGAACGTCACGGTACCGCTGATGCTGGCTGCCGTCACGACCATCGTCAGCCTGCTGGCAACGCTGTTCTCACCGATCGGTGTGATTGGCGACTTCGGCATCGTCGCCGGGCTGGGCGTGGGATTGAGCCTGATCGTGATGCTGACGCTGATCCCGGCCGGGCGCACCATCATCGACCGGCGGCGCGAGTCGCGCGACACTCTGAAGCCGGCCCGCCCGATGTCGAACGCGCTTCCCGGCATCAGCCAGATGGCAGAGCACCTCGGAGTGTGGGTAACGCGCTGGCCGGCGCCCTTCCTAGTTGTCATCATCGCGATAACAGTGGTCATGGGCTTCTCCGCGAGGGACCTGAAGTCCGAGTTCAGCATCAAGGACATCCTGCCCAGAGGTGGGAGCGTGATCGAGGACATGAACACCCTCGAGGCAGCGGTCGGCGGCTCAACGGAGGTCGCCACCGTACTGGTGCAGACCGAAATCACAGCGAGCAGGACGCTTCTCAACCTGCACGATCTCACGACCGGATTCGAAGACGAACAGCGCCGCCCTCAGGCGGCAGGTGGACCGATCACGGGCTCGTATGAAGAACTGGTCCGCGACTGGACACACGACTCCGGCGAGCCCGGCGACAAGTACGACCCAGAGCTGGCAGCGCTCTTTGACGAAGCCTCTCCCGGGGTGGAACTCGATCCGGTGCTGATGCAGCAGTTCGTCGACAAGCTAATCGAGAGAGAGCCCGAGCTGATGTGGCTGCTGGTCAACGACCCGGCAGGCGTCGATACGATGCTGCTCCACTTCCCGACCTACACGCACGAACCCGAGCAGACCCGGAATCTCCAGGGTGAGATCGAGGCGCTCTGGTTTGGCGAGGACGACACCATCACGGCGCTCTCGGAGAGCATCGTCGCGGTCGCGGTCACTGACCAGATCACTGCCGGCCAGACGGAGTCGATCGGCACCACTGTCGTAGCAGCCATGGGCATACTCAGCATCTTCTTCTGGGTGACGCTGCGCCAGCCCGCGCTGGGGATCGTCGCGGTTGCGCCGATCGTGCTAGTCCTCATCTGCGTACTTGGCACGATGGCGCTGCTGGACATTCCCTACACGCTGGTTACGTCGATCATCACGGCGCTGTCTATCGGTATAGGAGTGGACTACACCATCCACGTGATTCACCGGTACCGGGAGGAATTCGCCCACCTGCGCAACCCCGAGCAGGCCGCAATCAGGACGCTCTCGACGACGGGTTCCGCTCTGCTGGGTTCTGCACTGACGACCGCGTTCGGGTTCGGCGTGCTGATAGCCTCGCCGCTTCAGGCGTCCGCACAGTTCGGCATCACGGCGACCATCACGATCGTCTACTCGCTGATAGTCTCCGCACTGGTGGTGCTGCCCGCGATGGTGGTCTGGGGCGCATACCAGAACATGCGGCTGCGCTCCATGGTGGAACGCTACTGGGATGAGCTGGACGTGACCATCGAGGACACGTTCAGGCGCCACGAGGAGGGCGAAACGTCCTAG
- a CDS encoding type II toxin-antitoxin system RelE/ParE family toxin: MILSIRHRGLASLYERGDGSRLPPEHLAKIERILARLDIATQPSDMDLPGYRLHRLRGELRGLWSVRVSANWRIVFRFDGSNVRDVDYIGP; the protein is encoded by the coding sequence GTGATCTTAAGCATCAGACACAGAGGCTTGGCCAGTCTGTATGAACGTGGGGACGGTAGCCGTCTTCCACCCGAACACCTCGCCAAGATTGAACGGATACTCGCCAGGCTGGACATAGCGACGCAGCCGAGCGACATGGACCTGCCCGGCTACAGGCTTCATCGGCTGAGAGGAGAACTCAGAGGTCTGTGGTCCGTCAGAGTTTCGGCGAACTGGAGAATCGTCTTTCGATTCGATGGCAGCAACGTTCGCGACGTTGATTACATCGGCCCATAA
- a CDS encoding HigA family addiction module antidote protein yields MNNPPHPGLSIRYDCLEPLGLSVTDAAAHLGVSRKQLSDVLNGHSGISAEMAIRLDKAFGGGASTWYQLQAAYDLAQVMKRADQIEVQRVA; encoded by the coding sequence ATAAACAATCCACCCCACCCTGGACTATCCATCCGCTACGACTGCCTTGAGCCTTTAGGCCTCAGCGTCACAGACGCTGCCGCTCATCTTGGAGTCAGCCGTAAGCAGCTATCCGACGTATTGAATGGTCATTCAGGGATCTCAGCTGAGATGGCCATACGTCTGGACAAGGCATTTGGTGGCGGTGCATCGACGTGGTATCAACTGCAGGCGGCGTACGACTTGGCTCAAGTGATGAAGAGAGCCGACCAGATCGAGGTCCAGCGTGTCGCCTGA
- a CDS encoding ABC transporter substrate-binding protein, with the protein MTAAQVADSIAKALSDRPGITEAQVADAIAGAIADRPGVTEDQMASAIANALTQQTPGLTEAEVAAAITRALEDRPGISQEDIQMAVEMAVEEAMTPEPFRIGVMDSLTGVGESYGNPIVNAKQLAVDEINAMGGINGRMLELIIEDSKCNAQDAITAYRKLTDVDGVRIILGTTCSGAMLGAAPLAEEDRVILLSPSATNPDISVAGDYIFRTAISDAQLGADAGNAMWVDGIRNLVTITETTDYAEGVRRTSVEQFQKLGGKVIGEERYSSDSTDFRTQLTKLIGLEPDGILLAAQGELPGGTIIKQARELGYDGPIYTESVPTGATALEIAGDAATGVKSIIPADLDPNNRTAQDMLANFRETYGYLTLAWFLGSAYDTVYIAAECLGRTGNDQDSSGFRNCMNDISHSGTIGVDYSFDANGDVVGLSYAVVEILPVAERNDDNLGYKPLGPAPSTSMAMAAMDDGMMMMDDKPFRIGVMESVTGPGETYGNVAVQAKQMAAAEINAAGGINGRMLELIVEDEKCNAQDSITAYRKLTDVDGVKIILGTSCSGAMLGAAPLAEEDGVVMFSGLATNPDIAEAGDYIFRTSLNDAQVGIDTGNLLWEDGVRKLATISESTDYAEGVRRTTAEHFMKLGGEIVGEERYASDVIDFRSQLTKLINAAPDAIHIAAQSEFTGGTVVKQIRELGYEGSLYSEIVPVGTTALEIAGEAATGLKAVTAELDPANQAAQNVLARFRATYGYVTLPWYLGSAYDDVYITAECLKQTGDDQDADGFKDCMYGITWTGTIGENYSFDERGEVVGLANAVVEVLPLAERTDANQGYKVLGPAPSMMMGN; encoded by the coding sequence GTGACCGCGGCACAGGTTGCTGACTCCATAGCTAAGGCGCTGTCGGACCGGCCCGGCATCACTGAAGCGCAGGTGGCCGACGCTATAGCAGGGGCCATTGCCGATCGGCCCGGTGTCACTGAGGACCAGATGGCGAGCGCCATCGCCAACGCCCTCACACAGCAGACCCCAGGTCTGACCGAAGCCGAGGTAGCCGCAGCGATAACCAGGGCGCTCGAAGACCGCCCCGGGATCTCTCAGGAAGACATCCAGATGGCTGTCGAAATGGCAGTTGAAGAGGCGATGACTCCCGAGCCGTTCAGGATCGGCGTCATGGACTCCCTCACCGGCGTCGGCGAGTCCTACGGCAACCCGATCGTCAACGCCAAGCAGCTGGCCGTGGACGAGATCAACGCCATGGGCGGCATAAACGGCCGGATGCTCGAGCTGATCATCGAAGACTCAAAGTGCAACGCACAGGATGCGATCACCGCCTATAGAAAGCTGACCGACGTCGACGGCGTTAGGATCATCCTGGGCACGACATGCAGCGGCGCGATGCTCGGCGCAGCCCCGCTGGCCGAAGAGGACAGGGTAATCCTGCTCTCGCCATCCGCCACCAACCCGGACATCTCCGTTGCGGGCGACTACATCTTCCGCACGGCAATAAGCGACGCACAGCTTGGAGCAGACGCCGGCAACGCAATGTGGGTTGACGGCATCAGAAACCTGGTGACCATCACAGAGACGACCGACTACGCCGAGGGCGTTCGCAGGACCAGCGTTGAGCAGTTCCAGAAGCTTGGCGGCAAGGTCATCGGCGAGGAGCGCTACTCATCCGACTCGACGGACTTCAGGACCCAGCTCACAAAGCTGATAGGACTGGAGCCGGACGGGATACTTCTTGCCGCACAGGGCGAGCTGCCGGGTGGAACGATCATCAAGCAGGCGCGCGAGCTGGGCTACGACGGCCCAATCTACACCGAGAGCGTGCCAACGGGCGCTACCGCGCTCGAAATTGCCGGTGACGCCGCCACAGGCGTGAAGTCCATCATCCCCGCGGACCTCGACCCGAACAACCGCACCGCGCAGGACATGCTGGCCAACTTCCGTGAGACTTACGGCTACCTTACCCTCGCCTGGTTCCTCGGTTCGGCCTACGACACGGTGTATATCGCCGCCGAGTGCCTCGGTCGCACCGGAAATGACCAGGACTCCAGCGGCTTCCGAAACTGCATGAACGACATCTCCCACAGCGGCACCATCGGAGTGGACTACAGCTTCGATGCCAATGGCGACGTGGTAGGTTTGTCCTACGCAGTGGTTGAGATCCTGCCGGTGGCCGAGCGCAATGACGACAACCTGGGCTACAAGCCCCTCGGTCCGGCCCCAAGCACGTCGATGGCCATGGCGGCCATGGACGACGGCATGATGATGATGGACGATAAGCCGTTCAGGATCGGCGTGATGGAGTCGGTCACCGGCCCAGGCGAGACCTACGGCAACGTGGCCGTGCAGGCCAAGCAGATGGCCGCCGCTGAGATCAACGCAGCGGGCGGCATCAACGGTCGGATGCTTGAGCTGATCGTCGAGGACGAGAAGTGCAACGCGCAGGACTCGATCACGGCGTACAGGAAGCTGACCGACGTCGACGGCGTGAAGATCATTCTCGGAACGTCGTGCAGCGGCGCGATGCTAGGAGCGGCCCCGCTGGCAGAAGAGGACGGCGTCGTCATGTTCTCCGGCCTGGCGACCAACCCTGACATCGCCGAGGCTGGTGACTACATCTTCCGCACGTCGCTGAACGATGCGCAGGTCGGTATCGACACTGGCAACCTGCTATGGGAGGACGGCGTCAGAAAGCTTGCTACCATCTCCGAGTCCACCGACTACGCCGAGGGTGTCCGCAGAACCACTGCCGAACACTTCATGAAGCTTGGCGGTGAGATTGTAGGTGAGGAGCGTTACGCCTCTGACGTGATCGACTTCAGGTCCCAGCTGACCAAGCTGATCAACGCCGCGCCTGACGCGATACACATAGCGGCCCAGTCAGAGTTCACCGGCGGCACGGTAGTCAAGCAGATTCGCGAACTGGGATATGAGGGCAGCCTCTACTCTGAGATCGTACCTGTAGGTACGACCGCTCTGGAGATCGCTGGCGAAGCTGCCACCGGACTGAAGGCGGTAACCGCCGAGCTCGATCCTGCCAACCAGGCGGCGCAGAACGTGCTCGCCAGGTTCCGTGCAACCTACGGTTATGTAACCCTTCCGTGGTATCTCGGTTCCGCCTATGACGATGTGTACATCACCGCCGAGTGCCTGAAGCAGACCGGTGACGACCAGGACGCAGACGGATTCAAGGACTGCATGTACGGCATCACCTGGACCGGCACGATCGGCGAGAACTACAGCTTCGATGAGAGAGGCGAGGTAGTGGGACTGGCCAACGCGGTCGTCGAGGTGCTGCCTCTGGCCGAGCGCACGGACGCCAACCAGGGCTACAAAGTTCTCGGTCCGGCTCCCTCGATGATGATGGGGAACTAA
- a CDS encoding branched-chain amino acid ABC transporter permease — MLSLRGRHSTTLAIVLTALAVLYIGWKITQSPEQALQFTFNGLAVGAVYALLAMGFTLVYSTVWFFDLYYGAAAALGAYGVFYLRSHDTLGGRYEVNEPILNILFAVVTAGVVAWSFHTSFGYRLRSRLNTTAVRIVALLIGAAAGVYMGFVLSFPKDIHTVLSPAVGVLVAVAVVWVLHAIYRSVFPRVTTAPVLSLSKGPVLLVGAVAGVALGAYCAVAVSGSPDWGLYLTWGISCLLAGIVGLALYRGLYVYMRERARSPLVMLVATLGILLAITAFTTIIFQSAPRPLPDAFGSTPWKIAGANIKGFNVFTIAVALVGFVFLLFLLKMTSFGKAVRAIGDDEEVSKVVGINTTVVIAVVFFIGAIYAAAAGVLSGHDTAIQPRMGLLLLLKGWIASVVGGIGNMYGAIVGGFVLGLIEQFGIWDLAGEWKDAISFVLLILFLSFWPNGLLPRK; from the coding sequence TTGCTAAGTCTCCGAGGTCGCCACAGCACGACCCTGGCAATCGTACTGACCGCGCTGGCCGTTCTGTACATCGGCTGGAAGATCACGCAGTCTCCCGAGCAGGCTTTGCAGTTCACCTTCAACGGCCTTGCTGTGGGCGCCGTGTACGCGCTGCTCGCGATGGGATTCACGCTGGTGTACAGCACGGTCTGGTTCTTCGACCTGTACTACGGCGCAGCGGCCGCTCTCGGGGCATACGGAGTCTTCTACCTCCGCTCACATGACACGCTGGGCGGACGCTACGAGGTCAACGAGCCGATCCTCAACATCCTGTTTGCCGTTGTGACCGCCGGGGTCGTCGCGTGGTCGTTCCACACGAGCTTCGGTTACCGCTTGAGGAGCCGCCTCAACACGACTGCAGTCAGGATCGTTGCACTGCTCATCGGCGCTGCCGCCGGAGTGTACATGGGCTTCGTGCTGAGCTTCCCCAAGGACATCCACACTGTGCTAAGTCCGGCCGTAGGCGTGCTAGTCGCCGTGGCTGTGGTGTGGGTGCTTCATGCCATATACAGGAGCGTGTTCCCCAGGGTCACCACCGCACCTGTCCTGAGCTTGTCGAAGGGGCCCGTCCTGTTAGTCGGCGCGGTGGCCGGAGTCGCCCTCGGAGCGTACTGTGCCGTTGCCGTGTCCGGCTCGCCGGACTGGGGACTGTACCTCACCTGGGGGATCTCCTGCCTGCTGGCCGGCATAGTGGGACTCGCGCTGTACAGGGGTCTGTACGTGTACATGCGAGAGCGGGCGAGGTCCCCGCTGGTCATGCTCGTGGCCACGCTGGGTATCCTGCTCGCGATCACCGCGTTCACCACGATCATATTCCAGAGCGCGCCACGACCCCTGCCCGACGCGTTCGGCAGCACGCCGTGGAAGATCGCCGGTGCGAACATCAAGGGATTCAACGTATTCACCATCGCCGTCGCCCTCGTAGGGTTCGTCTTCCTTCTGTTCCTGCTGAAGATGACCTCTTTCGGGAAGGCCGTCAGGGCTATCGGTGACGACGAAGAGGTATCGAAGGTCGTGGGTATCAACACGACTGTGGTCATCGCCGTCGTGTTCTTCATAGGCGCGATTTACGCCGCCGCCGCGGGCGTGCTGAGCGGACACGATACCGCCATTCAACCCAGGATGGGCCTGCTGCTGCTGCTCAAGGGGTGGATCGCCTCGGTGGTCGGCGGCATCGGGAACATGTACGGCGCAATCGTCGGCGGGTTCGTGCTCGGCCTGATCGAGCAGTTCGGCATCTGGGACCTCGCAGGAGAGTGGAAGGACGCGATCTCGTTCGTCCTTCTGATTCTGTTCCTGTCGTTCTGGCCCAACGGCCTGCTGCCAAGAAAGTAG
- a CDS encoding branched-chain amino acid ABC transporter permease, translating into MNRQLFRDFATLFRDPRTFWQTAKGNVQLWANLFVIAWAIGFMLWQGVGFAITVGTVFAIWAILAVSLNLVVGFTGLLSVGHIGFFGIGAYAMAILSSNPEYEQLRTEAIPTFAWPFFAALPVSVLLAGLVAIVVGVVFNRFRDDIYVLVSFGFAIIAFNVFLNWRGLTRGAFGIHEIARPKIGNWVLDGELDFLIFALVLLAIVMVIAWFIVTSSFGRVLTAIREDEQAIEVFGYQVTQYKLAIWVISAMMAGLAGGLFSSWTSFIDPFSFVLLESILLISIVILGGLATIWGSLLGAMAFVLLEEGMRFLPFMPVEYIGQARQVVLGILLVLLMLFRPQGLVGRYRL; encoded by the coding sequence ATGAATAGACAGCTGTTCAGGGACTTCGCGACACTGTTCCGAGATCCCAGGACCTTCTGGCAAACCGCCAAGGGCAACGTCCAGCTGTGGGCGAACCTGTTCGTCATCGCGTGGGCCATCGGATTCATGCTGTGGCAGGGCGTCGGATTCGCCATCACCGTGGGGACGGTCTTCGCCATCTGGGCGATACTTGCCGTGAGTCTCAACCTCGTCGTCGGCTTCACCGGACTGCTGTCGGTTGGTCACATCGGCTTCTTCGGCATCGGTGCCTACGCAATGGCGATTCTGAGCTCTAACCCCGAGTACGAGCAGCTCCGCACCGAGGCTATACCCACGTTTGCCTGGCCATTCTTCGCCGCCCTGCCCGTCAGCGTTCTGCTGGCCGGGCTGGTAGCGATAGTCGTGGGCGTGGTGTTCAACAGGTTCAGGGACGATATCTACGTGCTCGTATCGTTCGGATTCGCGATCATCGCGTTCAACGTGTTCCTGAACTGGCGGGGTCTCACCAGGGGAGCATTCGGAATCCACGAGATCGCCCGGCCCAAGATAGGAAACTGGGTGCTCGACGGCGAGCTGGATTTCCTCATCTTCGCGCTGGTGCTCCTCGCCATCGTCATGGTGATAGCGTGGTTCATAGTGACGTCTTCGTTCGGCAGGGTGCTCACCGCAATTCGCGAGGACGAGCAGGCGATCGAGGTCTTCGGCTACCAGGTGACGCAGTACAAGCTCGCCATATGGGTCATATCCGCCATGATGGCGGGACTCGCGGGCGGCCTGTTCAGCAGCTGGACCAGCTTCATAGACCCGTTCTCGTTCGTACTGCTCGAATCGATACTGCTCATATCAATCGTGATTCTCGGAGGACTGGCCACCATCTGGGGCTCTCTGCTCGGCGCGATGGCGTTCGTCCTGCTCGAAGAGGGGATGCGCTTCCTGCCGTTCATGCCAGTCGAGTACATCGGCCAGGCCAGGCAGGTGGTGCTTGGTATACTCCTGGTGCTGCTGATGCTGTTCAGGCCGCAGGGTCTGGTTGGGAGGTACAGGCTATGA
- a CDS encoding ATP-binding cassette domain-containing protein has product MTRSEERGVRKEGSEAATIVRPELVEGPSADHHDFVLETSEISKHFGAVRAVDRLSISIPRTGMTSIVGPNGSGKSTLVNLLSGTLPLDGGIVIIDGVGLRVVRAHETPEHGITRTFQEVRLFDQISVWDNIMVVLTERRTFRALMERGKQSHREKAQNILENVGMWEKRDSLAMDLSYGQRKLLEIGRAMALDVHTYLFDEPFAGLFPQMLEQVKDIMRLMRDEGRSIIFISHNMDIVRELTDHLIVLDSGRLLAEGDVTEVLASDEVIQAYLGT; this is encoded by the coding sequence ATGACGAGGAGCGAGGAAAGAGGAGTGAGAAAAGAGGGGTCGGAGGCGGCCACGATCGTTCGTCCTGAGCTTGTCGAAGGGCCATCTGCAGACCATCACGACTTCGTCCTGGAGACCTCCGAGATCTCCAAGCACTTCGGTGCCGTCAGGGCCGTGGACCGGCTCTCCATCTCCATCCCCAGGACCGGCATGACCAGTATCGTCGGCCCCAACGGCTCGGGCAAATCAACGCTTGTGAACCTTCTCAGCGGCACGCTGCCTCTGGACGGCGGAATAGTCATCATTGACGGCGTCGGCCTAAGGGTCGTGAGGGCGCACGAGACCCCTGAACACGGCATCACGCGCACCTTCCAGGAGGTCAGGCTGTTCGATCAGATCAGCGTCTGGGACAACATCATGGTGGTGCTGACCGAGAGACGCACGTTCCGCGCGCTGATGGAGCGGGGCAAGCAGAGCCACCGTGAGAAGGCGCAGAACATCCTCGAGAACGTCGGCATGTGGGAGAAGCGCGACTCGCTTGCCATGGACCTCTCATACGGCCAGCGCAAGCTGCTTGAGATAGGCCGCGCGATGGCGCTGGATGTCCACACCTACCTGTTCGACGAGCCGTTTGCCGGCCTGTTCCCACAGATGCTGGAGCAGGTTAAGGACATCATGAGGCTCATGCGCGACGAGGGACGCTCCATCATCTTCATCTCCCACAACATGGACATCGTACGAGAGCTGACCGACCACCTGATCGTGCTCGACAGCGGCAGACTTCTCGCAGAGGGAGACGTCACAGAAGTCCTCGCCAGCGATGAGGTGATACAGGCCTACCTGGGGACGTAG
- a CDS encoding ABC transporter ATP-binding protein, producing the protein MIGEEERLLDLVDISVHYGAVVALDRISLGVSRGEVVAVMGPNGAGKSTVLKAIMGLAPVVGGDVYWRQQPLVAATHEIVKEGIAFVPQGRRVFTHLTIEENLEMGCLYLNDPDEKDRRMDSVMELFPILHEKRRDLASQMSGGQQQMLALGRGLMAGPEVLLLDEPTLGLAPIIVSEVFQKVSEISERLNTTILVVEHNIKGVLDIVDRAYVLDRGRVVHGGTPDSVRDTDILTRVFLGQYTPAEQE; encoded by the coding sequence GTGATTGGTGAAGAAGAAAGACTCCTAGACCTCGTCGACATATCAGTCCACTACGGCGCGGTCGTCGCGCTCGACCGTATCTCACTGGGCGTGAGCAGGGGCGAAGTCGTCGCCGTGATGGGCCCAAACGGCGCGGGGAAGTCCACCGTACTCAAGGCCATCATGGGCCTCGCTCCCGTGGTAGGCGGAGACGTGTACTGGCGACAGCAGCCGCTGGTCGCAGCCACCCACGAGATAGTCAAAGAGGGCATCGCGTTTGTCCCTCAGGGCAGGCGTGTGTTCACCCACCTCACCATTGAGGAGAACCTCGAAATGGGCTGTCTCTATCTCAACGATCCTGATGAGAAGGACCGGCGCATGGACTCGGTGATGGAGCTGTTCCCGATCCTGCATGAGAAGCGACGCGACCTCGCCAGCCAGATGTCAGGCGGACAGCAGCAGATGCTGGCTCTCGGACGTGGACTCATGGCCGGACCAGAGGTGCTGCTGCTAGACGAGCCGACGCTGGGACTCGCGCCCATAATCGTCAGCGAGGTGTTTCAGAAGGTCTCGGAGATCAGCGAAAGGCTCAACACCACCATCCTGGTCGTCGAGCACAACATCAAGGGAGTCCTGGACATAGTGGACCGCGCCTACGTGCTCGACAGGGGCAGGGTCGTACACGGCGGTACCCCGGATTCAGTCAGGGACACCGATATCCTCACCCGCGTCTTCCTCGGCCAGTACACCCCCGCCGAACAGGAATAA
- a CDS encoding CDGSH iron-sulfur domain-containing protein: protein MADEVSITPRANGPLLVQGNFKIVDAQGNEYSVDGDVVTLCRCGQSENKPFCDGTHRPAGFEADSEAK from the coding sequence ATGGCAGATGAAGTATCAATCACACCCCGAGCGAACGGCCCGCTGCTGGTCCAGGGGAACTTCAAGATCGTTGACGCCCAGGGCAACGAGTACTCCGTCGATGGAGACGTGGTAACGCTGTGCCGCTGCGGTCAGAGCGAGAACAAGCCCTTCTGCGACGGCACACATCGTCCGGCAGGTTTCGAGGCCGATAGCGAGGCGAAGTAG